From Paenibacillus sp. V4I7, one genomic window encodes:
- a CDS encoding FtsX-like permease family protein, which produces MKQPVYVKPVGVFDRKDYTDLFWYNIPSSYKNSFLIHFDLFEKEFTAGSKLNIQSSYWYLALDYSKMSLVSTNDFIDAHRTITAHMDKRYETHNMNAPALQTLGAYYVKEANLRLMLWSLNVPVMLMLAFYLYMVANLITERQKTEIAVLRSRGASRLQIIFSYVVEGLVLGAIAFFIGPYFGAFLTKLLGASSGFLEFVQRAKLEVELNRDAFLYGLIAVASSLVMTLIPVFLAMRVTIVGQKQQSARQEKSSFWHKYFIDVILIGVALYGLNNYKTRIKELLSLGLKSGDLKVDPLLFLIPALFILGMGLLILRFYPWFMRLVFKVGRRWWPPSLYSTLIQVSRSTIQYQFIMVFLIITIATGLFSASATRTINKNTADKILYSAGADITTQIRWENDAPPAILTGLMEESEEEDTDSQADSDAPQKTQYTEPSFLPFTQLNGVEHAAKVFNKKDAIYIRGKTTENIQLMGIESKQFGETAWMRDRLLDHHINEYLNLIARNPSAVLISKSMAEEYSLKPGDTMTVGWEGVEGAQFTVYGVIDYWPSWNPNPGVNDTVTTTTKQGSTTKIKKPNLVIGQLPYIQNNLALEPYEVWLKLKPEASSQAVYQAIVDHGYEIESLRDAKQEQIKSIKDPFQMAINGVMTLGFLISIFICFFGFLLYWVLSIFARTLQFGILRAMGISFFQLILMLVGEQILISGAAIFIGILTGNVTSHLFVPLFELSFDPKTQVPPFEVTFDPRDQVRLYWIVTMMIAIGLGVLGSFVSRIRIHQAVKLGED; this is translated from the coding sequence ATGAAGCAACCGGTTTACGTCAAGCCAGTAGGTGTATTCGATCGTAAGGATTACACGGATCTATTCTGGTATAACATCCCAAGCAGCTATAAAAACAGCTTTCTGATCCATTTTGATTTATTTGAAAAAGAGTTCACTGCAGGCAGCAAGCTAAATATTCAGTCTAGCTATTGGTATTTGGCCCTTGATTATAGCAAAATGTCGCTGGTATCCACGAACGATTTCATTGATGCTCATCGTACGATCACGGCCCATATGGATAAACGTTACGAAACTCACAATATGAATGCTCCTGCCTTACAAACTCTGGGCGCTTATTACGTTAAAGAAGCCAATCTAAGGCTCATGCTTTGGTCGTTAAATGTGCCTGTTATGCTCATGCTCGCCTTTTACTTGTACATGGTTGCAAACTTGATCACGGAACGCCAGAAAACGGAAATCGCCGTATTACGCAGTCGTGGAGCTAGTCGTTTGCAAATCATTTTCAGTTATGTTGTGGAGGGCTTAGTACTCGGTGCAATTGCTTTCTTCATCGGACCGTATTTCGGTGCCTTTTTGACTAAACTATTAGGTGCGTCTAGCGGGTTTCTTGAATTTGTCCAGCGGGCTAAGCTTGAGGTTGAACTGAATCGGGATGCTTTCCTGTATGGGTTAATTGCTGTCGCAAGTTCACTTGTGATGACGCTGATTCCGGTTTTTCTTGCTATGAGGGTTACGATTGTCGGGCAAAAACAGCAGTCGGCAAGACAGGAGAAAAGCTCTTTTTGGCATAAATATTTCATCGATGTGATATTGATTGGGGTAGCCCTTTACGGCTTGAATAATTATAAAACGCGAATTAAGGAGCTCCTGTCGCTTGGCTTAAAATCCGGCGATTTAAAGGTAGATCCGCTGCTGTTTCTCATTCCAGCACTTTTTATATTGGGTATGGGTCTGCTCATTCTTCGATTTTACCCTTGGTTTATGCGTTTGGTGTTTAAAGTTGGCAGACGCTGGTGGCCACCTTCCCTGTACAGCACATTAATACAAGTCAGCCGTTCGACCATTCAATACCAATTTATTATGGTTTTTCTGATTATTACAATTGCCACAGGCTTATTCAGTGCCAGTGCAACCCGTACCATCAACAAGAATACGGCCGATAAAATCCTATACTCCGCGGGCGCCGATATCACGACGCAAATCCGTTGGGAGAATGACGCTCCTCCGGCTATCTTGACAGGTTTAATGGAAGAGTCTGAAGAGGAAGATACTGATTCCCAAGCTGATTCCGATGCTCCACAAAAGACACAATATACAGAGCCGTCATTCCTGCCTTTTACGCAGCTGAATGGTGTGGAACACGCTGCAAAAGTGTTTAATAAAAAGGATGCGATTTACATTCGGGGAAAGACAACTGAGAATATACAACTTATGGGAATAGAAAGTAAACAATTTGGTGAAACCGCTTGGATGCGCGATAGATTACTTGACCATCATATCAATGAATACTTAAACTTGATCGCACGCAATCCATCTGCTGTTTTAATATCGAAATCGATGGCCGAAGAATATAGTCTGAAACCTGGCGACACGATGACTGTAGGCTGGGAAGGTGTAGAAGGAGCACAATTTACTGTGTATGGGGTGATTGATTATTGGCCGTCTTGGAATCCAAACCCAGGGGTCAATGATACAGTGACAACCACAACGAAGCAGGGTTCCACTACGAAAATAAAGAAGCCAAATCTTGTGATTGGCCAACTTCCATATATTCAAAACAATCTTGCGCTGGAGCCGTATGAGGTTTGGTTGAAGCTGAAACCAGAGGCAAGCAGTCAAGCGGTTTATCAAGCAATCGTCGATCATGGCTATGAGATAGAGTCTTTGAGGGATGCCAAACAGGAACAGATTAAGTCGATCAAGGATCCCTTCCAGATGGCCATTAATGGTGTGATGACGCTTGGTTTTCTGATATCGATCTTCATTTGCTTTTTTGGCTTCCTGTTATATTGGGTTCTATCCATATTCGCTCGAACGCTTCAGTTCGGCATTTTGAGAGCGATGGGCATTTCCTTTTTCCAGTTGATACTGATGCTTGTTGGTGAGCAAATCTTGATCTCCGGTGCGGCCATCTTTATTGGAATTCTGACGGGAAACGTGACGAGTCATTTGTTCGTACCCTTATTTGAATTGTCATTCGATCCCAAAACACAGGTACCTCCATTCGAAGTAACATTTGATCCTCGTGATCAAGTTCGTCTGTATTGGATCGTTACGATGATGATCGCGATCGGATTAGGAGTACTTGGGTCTTTCGTATCACGTATTCGAATTCATCAAGCTGTTAAGTTGGGGGAGGATTAG
- a CDS encoding ABC transporter ATP-binding protein, producing MIHCDNLVKIYKIADLEVVALQGLDLHVEAGELMAIIGNSGSGKSTLLNMLGGLDRPSAGSLRVDGKDLLGMSEKDIVSYKRETVGFVWQNNARNLIPYLTALENVELPILLQGKRKRERAMELLEAVGLSHRLKNRLNQLSGGEQQRVAIAIALANHPKLLLADEPTGSVDTNMANQILDLFRHLTRSLGLTVVIVTHDPLLAKKVDRVVAIRDGKTSSEILRRKSFDQELLELDQCIEEQELESHIEYAVLDQAGRLQIPPNYLESIGVNNTNKVQVTLEEGRIVLLPPVMMK from the coding sequence ATGATCCATTGTGATAACCTGGTCAAAATTTATAAAATTGCCGATTTGGAGGTAGTCGCCTTACAAGGATTGGATTTGCACGTGGAGGCTGGTGAATTAATGGCCATTATCGGCAACAGCGGAAGCGGTAAGTCGACACTGCTTAATATGCTTGGGGGGCTTGACCGCCCCTCGGCAGGCAGTTTAAGGGTGGATGGCAAAGATTTGCTGGGCATGTCGGAGAAAGACATCGTGAGTTACAAACGGGAGACCGTAGGCTTCGTATGGCAGAATAATGCACGGAATTTAATTCCTTACTTGACGGCACTGGAAAATGTGGAGCTGCCCATCTTACTTCAGGGCAAGCGCAAGCGAGAACGGGCCATGGAATTGCTGGAAGCCGTAGGCCTTAGCCACCGGCTGAAAAACAGATTGAACCAACTCTCAGGCGGTGAACAGCAGCGTGTTGCCATCGCTATAGCGCTGGCGAACCATCCGAAGCTCTTGCTTGCTGATGAACCAACAGGCTCTGTGGATACGAACATGGCTAATCAAATTCTTGATTTGTTCCGGCATTTGACCCGGAGTTTGGGGTTAACAGTCGTTATTGTTACGCACGATCCGCTGCTTGCCAAAAAAGTGGATCGCGTAGTGGCCATTCGGGACGGGAAAACGTCGTCGGAAATATTGCGCCGTAAATCATTCGATCAAGAGCTGCTTGAACTGGATCAGTGTATAGAAGAGCAAGAACTAGAGTCTCACATCGAATATGCGGTGCTGGACCAAGCGGGCCGGTTGCAAATTCCTCCAAACTACTTGGAATCAATCGGAGTGAATAACACGAATAAAGTTCAAGTTACGTTGGAAGAGGGGAGAATCGTACTTCTGCCTCCAGTAATGATGAAATAA
- a CDS encoding S-layer homology domain-containing protein, with protein sequence MNKKIALFLSFLLLCYCLAPLAYAEDTASQTSQTTVAPSTSATSSETSSTTTKATTPSSSVTSDTYLADQFGDLKSVSKDDKKKINALLKMEVIDTASVDSFGLDQEITRAQLAKTVAIVLGLRIDKMVTASSFSDVKSDDPARLYIEALKNSALSYDVVDKFNPTGQVTRQELAMLLIKGLGLDEKAKAVTPSKDDSVDNTYKSYVAYALQQKIMTNQVNGKFGGNVSVTRKAFALAVYAAMQLHLTTAKPEKASIAEVKLIGTGKLSVRLNREVDTNSAILAVTKYGSDTALSSSTEWSDDSMTAIVETDALTYGKYTIELSGLDAGSIDKGKIEIISEVGKIQKLEIVTSTEKLPKSKAIIAFKATNQYGETIDISASDLNITVGAQNRKVDFYPKEQAFIIDLSNEFIGSTVMVSLLETRSFQSASKTFIIDDFPVVTKLELGDDLMYPGGNTIFKAGVRAYLVLKAYDQHGNPIVDSKILNMGIQKAFTGTWGNVINNSGQNDFIDFDNDGYPELQLEANRDMDGNQEVTMDLFFAGQQVSKKINVIALKKPATIAIKPLTEPAAEGDGEKFFGLTIKDSTGYEFSSAEIVEAETTGRISVYATGGIVLEADTLTRKDPVTGTERKVAIRSTDGQIRVKEVKAAGPATINVRLNALNQTVTMPIHIEKPRKPNSIKLDADSSESVTMFPGVTPTVKFIINDQYDILYRTKRGDYKVEMKLEKISGDSGALTGTSGGVVLNDLNPVELRDLDQISNQSINLVPHATLKGSYRLTATLVQVDPSGQIQESLQSLSVEVDVIDQYKVDLTYEIDPGSTSLLATGRMLYDSGITKSVTDATYLFTNYSSFQKDLNINVKDSSGYKVSLSAPIKAVTFSRPNVIGYRNGKMIGLDSGKATATVYLDTPFGMKKVTAEIGVTADPMSVSEIKFASNGPKEISSATLNGLYVWNANLLGRLQAVTNYATFTNQPSNSSPTGNQDQITPYNDILNVQVFISDIVYTEPVASKRDTISVGSDFKISYTPKGATSNIKQFTIHAVGGTQLKSFIVAVK encoded by the coding sequence ATGAATAAAAAAATTGCGCTATTTTTATCGTTCTTACTGTTGTGTTACTGCTTAGCTCCTTTGGCCTATGCGGAGGATACAGCTTCGCAAACTTCACAGACGACAGTCGCGCCGTCAACATCGGCTACATCATCTGAGACGTCGTCGACAACTACAAAAGCAACAACGCCATCATCGTCAGTAACTTCAGACACGTATCTGGCTGACCAGTTCGGCGATTTGAAAAGTGTTTCGAAGGACGACAAGAAAAAGATTAATGCTTTATTGAAAATGGAGGTGATCGACACGGCGTCGGTAGATTCCTTCGGTTTAGACCAAGAGATTACTCGCGCCCAATTAGCGAAAACGGTCGCTATCGTTTTAGGACTGCGCATTGATAAAATGGTTACAGCATCGAGCTTCTCCGACGTCAAATCGGATGACCCTGCGCGTCTTTATATCGAAGCTTTGAAGAACTCGGCTCTTTCGTACGATGTGGTAGATAAGTTCAATCCAACCGGGCAAGTGACCCGCCAAGAACTCGCGATGCTGCTGATCAAGGGACTTGGTTTGGATGAGAAGGCGAAAGCAGTGACTCCTAGCAAGGATGATAGCGTAGACAATACATACAAGAGCTACGTTGCCTACGCACTTCAGCAAAAAATCATGACTAACCAGGTTAATGGCAAATTCGGAGGTAATGTCTCTGTTACAAGAAAAGCGTTTGCACTGGCTGTTTATGCAGCGATGCAGCTGCATTTAACAACAGCGAAGCCTGAAAAAGCTTCTATTGCCGAAGTCAAATTAATCGGTACGGGTAAATTGTCCGTGAGACTAAATCGGGAAGTCGACACGAATAGTGCAATTTTGGCCGTTACGAAATATGGTTCCGATACAGCGTTGTCATCAAGCACCGAATGGTCGGATGACAGTATGACCGCCATCGTCGAAACGGACGCATTAACTTATGGGAAATATACAATTGAATTGTCCGGGTTAGATGCTGGAAGCATTGATAAGGGTAAAATTGAAATCATCTCTGAAGTAGGAAAGATCCAAAAATTGGAGATTGTTACTTCTACCGAAAAGCTTCCTAAATCCAAAGCAATCATCGCGTTCAAAGCCACAAATCAGTATGGTGAGACTATAGACATATCGGCAAGCGATTTGAATATCACGGTAGGTGCGCAAAATCGCAAAGTGGATTTTTATCCCAAGGAGCAAGCTTTTATCATAGATTTAAGCAATGAATTTATAGGAAGTACAGTCATGGTTTCTTTATTAGAAACACGCAGTTTCCAGTCAGCAAGTAAAACATTTATCATTGACGACTTTCCTGTGGTGACGAAACTCGAGCTAGGTGATGATCTGATGTACCCTGGCGGAAACACGATCTTTAAAGCCGGAGTGAGAGCGTACTTAGTCTTAAAAGCCTATGACCAGCATGGAAATCCCATCGTTGATTCCAAAATTTTGAACATGGGAATTCAAAAGGCATTTACCGGAACATGGGGGAATGTAATAAATAATTCAGGGCAAAACGATTTCATCGATTTTGACAACGACGGTTATCCAGAATTGCAATTGGAAGCCAACCGGGATATGGACGGTAACCAAGAAGTGACTATGGATTTGTTCTTCGCTGGTCAGCAGGTGTCCAAGAAGATTAATGTAATAGCATTGAAGAAACCTGCTACAATTGCAATAAAGCCCTTAACAGAACCGGCGGCAGAAGGTGACGGAGAGAAGTTCTTTGGTTTGACCATCAAAGATTCAACGGGTTACGAGTTCAGTTCAGCTGAAATTGTGGAGGCAGAAACGACGGGTAGAATATCCGTATATGCCACAGGTGGTATCGTGTTGGAGGCAGATACATTAACACGTAAAGATCCCGTAACAGGTACTGAGAGAAAAGTTGCAATTAGGTCCACGGATGGACAAATACGGGTTAAAGAGGTGAAGGCAGCGGGACCGGCGACCATTAATGTTCGATTGAATGCGCTTAATCAAACAGTGACGATGCCAATCCATATCGAGAAACCCCGCAAGCCCAATTCAATAAAGCTAGATGCCGACAGTTCTGAGAGCGTTACTATGTTTCCTGGGGTAACGCCTACAGTAAAGTTCATCATCAACGATCAATACGACATCTTATACAGAACAAAGCGGGGCGATTACAAGGTTGAAATGAAACTCGAGAAAATCAGCGGCGATTCAGGAGCGCTCACTGGAACGAGTGGAGGTGTGGTGCTTAACGATTTGAACCCAGTAGAACTAAGGGATCTTGATCAAATATCCAATCAATCTATAAACTTAGTTCCACACGCAACACTGAAGGGAAGCTACCGTTTGACCGCTACATTGGTTCAAGTCGACCCGAGTGGGCAAATCCAAGAATCGTTGCAATCCCTATCAGTAGAGGTGGACGTCATTGACCAGTATAAAGTGGATTTGACTTACGAGATTGACCCAGGAAGCACTTCCCTCTTAGCGACCGGTAGAATGCTCTATGATAGCGGAATAACCAAAAGTGTAACAGATGCGACATACTTGTTCACCAACTATTCGAGTTTTCAAAAAGATTTAAACATAAACGTGAAAGATAGCTCAGGTTATAAAGTAAGTCTTTCTGCTCCGATTAAGGCAGTTACCTTCAGCAGGCCAAATGTCATCGGATATAGAAATGGTAAGATGATCGGTCTTGATAGCGGAAAGGCCACCGCGACTGTTTATCTCGATACCCCGTTTGGGATGAAAAAGGTCACTGCAGAAATAGGAGTTACTGCAGATCCAATGAGTGTGTCTGAAATTAAGTTTGCATCTAACGGACCAAAAGAAATTTCAAGCGCCACTCTGAATGGTTTGTATGTGTGGAACGCTAATCTATTGGGCAGATTGCAAGCTGTAACCAATTATG